The Xenopus tropicalis strain Nigerian chromosome 2, UCB_Xtro_10.0, whole genome shotgun sequence genome window below encodes:
- the rcan1 gene encoding calcipressin-1 produces the protein MHFRNLNYSFASLVACVAETELFYQSEARTKFESLFKAYDKEATFQYFKSFKRVRINFSNPISAAEARIQLHKTEFLGKEIKLYFAQTLHIGSPHLAPPNPEKQFLISPPSSPPVGWKQMEDTSPVINYDLLYAISKLGPGEQYELHAATDTTPSVVVHVCESDPENELEIEEDEDGMSKPKPKIIQTRRPEYMPIHLS, from the exons ATGCACTTCAGGAACCTGAACTACAGCTTCGCCTCTCTGGTAGCCTGTGTGGCCGAGACCGAGCTCTTCTATCAGAGTGAAGCCAGG ACAAAATTTGAATCGCTCTTTAAGGCCTACGACAAGGAAGCCACCTTTCAGTATTTTAAGAGCTTCAAGCGGGTGAGGATCAACTTTAGCAATCCCATCTCTGCGGCCGAggccaggatccagctgcacaaaACCGAGTTCCTGGGGAAGGAGATCAAGTTATATTTTGCTCAG ACGCTGCACATAGGAagcccccatcttgccccaccaaATCCAGAGAAGCAGTTCCTgatctcccctccctcctcacctccCGTGGGTTGGAAGCAGATGGAGGACACAAGTCCCGTGATCAACTATGACCTGCTATACGCCATCTCTAAACTCGGCCCAG gAGAGCAATACGAATTGCATGCTGCAACAGACACGACTCCAAGCGTTGTAGTTCATGTCTGTGAGAGCGATCCAGAGAATGAACTGGAAATCGAGGAAGATGAAGATGGTATGAGCAAGCCCAAGCCAAAAATCATCCAGACAAGGAGACCAGAGTATATGCCTATCCATCTAAGTTGA